From Ignavibacterium sp.:
CTTCTCTGAAAGTTCCATCTTCAATTTTCTGCTCCAGATTCTGATGTGTTGCTGCAATTACTCTAACATCAATTTCAATACTTTCATTTGAGCCAAGCCGTTCAATCTTATGTTCCTGTAAAACGCGAAGTAACTTTACCTGAAGGTTCATTGGTATGTCACCAATCTCATCAAGAAAAATAGTTCCTTTATTTGCCAATTCGAATCTTCCGATTCGGGCTTTATCTGCTCCTGTGAATGCACCTTTTTCGTGACCAAATAATTCACTTTCCAACAAAGTTTCCGGTAGAGCAGGAACATTAACCGCAACAAATGGTTTGTCTTTTCTTGAACTAATATAATGAATTGATTTCGCGAGCACTTCTTTGCCGCTTCCGCTTTCTCCTGTAATTAAAACTGTAGCTTTGCTTTCAGCAGCACGTGCAGCTACGCTTAACACTTCCTGCATCTTTGGTGAAGAAGAAATAAAAGAATCAATCTTAAATTTTTCCTGAAGCTGTTGTTTGAGAAAAGAGACTTCGGATTTAAGATTTTTATTTTCAATTATCTTTTCGATTAGCAATTCAAGTTCGTCAAGGTCAACAGGTTTAGAGAGATAATCATAAGCACCAAGCCGCATTGCTTTAACTGCATTTTCAATTGTGCCATAAGCAGTCATCAAAACAAAACTGATTTCAGGATTAATTCTTTTGGCTTCTTCAAGAACTTCAATTCCGGTTTTATCCGGCATTTTATAATCTGATAAAATTATATCAATCTGTTCTTTATCTATAAAAGCAAGACCTTCATTTCCTGATGAAGCTGTAAATGTTCTGAAGCCCCTCTTGTCAAGAAATCCCTTAAGAATTTCTCTTTGAGCTGCTTCATCATCTATGATTAGAATCGAATATTCTTTGTTCATATTGGCAAACTAATTTTAAATGTTGTTCCATGGTTTATTTTACTGCTGATTGAAATTGTTCCGTTATGCTGATTAATAATTTTTTGTGCAATGCTTAATCCAAGTCCGTTACCATCTTTTTTAGTTGTAAAGTACAAATCAAAAATCTTTTTCTGAAGCTCCGGCGTAATTCCAATTCCATTATCAGATATTTCAATTATAAAGTGATTTCCGGATAGATAATATTTTAAAAGCACTTTGCCTTTTTCATTCACTGCATCAAATGCATTTTGAATTATGTTCATCAAAGATTGCTTAATTAAATCTGCATCAAATCTTACAATCAGATTATCATCGCCTTGTTTGATGAACTTAATATTTTTTTGATTCGCTTGCGGAATGAAAAGTTGATAAA
This genomic window contains:
- a CDS encoding sigma-54 dependent transcriptional regulator codes for the protein MNKEYSILIIDDEAAQREILKGFLDKRGFRTFTASSGNEGLAFIDKEQIDIILSDYKMPDKTGIEVLEEAKRINPEISFVLMTAYGTIENAVKAMRLGAYDYLSKPVDLDELELLIEKIIENKNLKSEVSFLKQQLQEKFKIDSFISSSPKMQEVLSVAARAAESKATVLITGESGSGKEVLAKSIHYISSRKDKPFVAVNVPALPETLLESELFGHEKGAFTGADKARIGRFELANKGTIFLDEIGDIPMNLQVKLLRVLQEHKIERLGSNESIEIDVRVIAATHQNLEQKIEDGTFREDLFYRLNVISIHIPPLRERKEDVMPLIEHFIKKYAEENGKPKIEISKEAVDYLMKYNYPGNVRELENIIERAVVLSRQNIITVNDLPSNVKGFKTETDPILDENKTLNEQVEALEKKLIYDALMRANGNQSLAGRMLGITERNLRYKMQKYGIKKFGD